The following proteins are encoded in a genomic region of Roseinatronobacter sp. S2:
- a CDS encoding methylenetetrahydrofolate reductase, with protein MALLNFRRSAQSGQTTANSPDVEALMQGYSIEVMPRTAEKIADFRAILPAGTRVYIAHIDGTPIADMVATAARLRAAGMEPMPHFPARIINDRKELSDWVSRYQGDADVRQALMLGGGVTTPKGAYDNSMQLLETGLFDKFDRLHVAGHPEGNRDIGPDGGHEIIADALRWKQDFAQSTGVNMAIVTQFAFEAAPVIAWADGLRDQGITLPVHLGIAGPAKLQTLIKFAIACGVGPSLRVLQKRARDVSKLLLPFEPTELVAELAAHKAANPDFTVERLHFFPLGGIKASADWNIANGGAAAQPAQH; from the coding sequence ATGGCGCTTTTGAACTTCCGTCGCTCCGCACAATCCGGCCAGACCACAGCGAACAGCCCCGATGTCGAGGCCCTGATGCAGGGCTATTCCATCGAGGTGATGCCGCGCACTGCCGAAAAGATTGCCGATTTCCGCGCCATCCTGCCTGCGGGCACGCGTGTTTATATTGCCCATATTGATGGCACGCCAATCGCCGACATGGTGGCGACCGCCGCCCGTCTGCGCGCGGCAGGGATGGAGCCGATGCCCCATTTCCCCGCGCGCATCATCAATGACCGGAAGGAACTGTCAGACTGGGTGTCGCGCTATCAAGGTGATGCGGATGTGCGGCAGGCGCTGATGCTGGGCGGTGGTGTGACAACGCCCAAGGGGGCCTATGACAATTCCATGCAGTTGCTGGAAACAGGGCTGTTTGACAAGTTTGACCGCCTGCATGTCGCGGGCCACCCCGAAGGCAACCGTGATATTGGCCCCGATGGCGGGCATGAGATCATCGCGGACGCGCTGCGCTGGAAGCAGGATTTCGCACAATCGACCGGCGTGAACATGGCCATCGTCACGCAATTCGCATTTGAAGCCGCGCCGGTTATCGCTTGGGCCGATGGTCTGCGCGATCAGGGGATCACGCTGCCTGTGCATCTGGGTATTGCCGGTCCTGCGAAATTACAGACATTGATCAAATTCGCCATTGCCTGCGGTGTTGGCCCGTCCCTGCGTGTGCTGCAAAAGCGCGCCAGGGATGTGTCGAAACTGTTGCTGCCGTTCGAGCCGACAGAGTTGGTGGCCGAACTGGCCGCGCATAAAGCCGCGAACCCTGATTTTACCGTGGAACGCTTGCATTTTTTCCCGCTGGGCGGGATCAAGGCCAGTGCCGACTGGAATATCGCCAATGGTGGGGCAGCCGCCCAACCGGCGCAACACTGA